Part of the Streptomyces sp. f51 genome is shown below.
CGGGGACGCCCTCCAGGCACTGGCCCTGCGGATGCTCGCCGAGGACCCGCACCCGGCGTCCTCGGCCGCCGCCGCGCGGCTCGCGGATTGCGTCGTCGAACTGTGCGCCGGACAGCACACGGACACGGCCATGGAGAGGCTCGGGCCCGACGAGGTCACCCTCGACGCATGCCTCGCCATGGCCGAGGCCAAGACGGGGGCCCTGCTCGGCAGCGCCTGCGCCATCGGCGGTCTGTACGCGGGTGCGTCCGCAGCGGACGTGGAGGCACTGGACGCGTTCGGCCGTGAGGCGGGGCTCGCCTTCCAGCTGATCGACGACGTGATCGGGATCTGGGGGAACCCGGTCCGCACCGGCAAGGCGGCCGGGGCGGACCTCGCGGCCCGCAAGAAGTCGCTGCCCGTGGTGGCCGCGCTCACCTCGGACACCCCGGCGGCCGCCGAGCTCGCCGGACTGTACGCCGAGCCGTACCGCGAAGGGGAGCTGGAACGCACGGCGCGGGCCGTCGAGCGGGCGGGCGGGCGCGACTGGGCGCAGGCCCAGGCGGCCGACCGGATGTCCCGGGCGATGCACGAACTGTCCCGGGCGGTCCCCGATCCCGAGGCGGCGGGCGGGCTCATCGCGCTGGCCGAGTTCGTCACGCGACGCAGCAGCTAGGAGCCCGAGAACGCGCGGCCGCCTCCCGAACCCCCGAACCCCGGGCGCCGTACGGAACCTGACGACCGTGCGGCGTCCGGGGTTCGGAGAGCGGGCCCCGCACGTCCCCACGGCGTGCGGGACCCGCTCCCGGACGTCTCCCCGGTACCCGGCGGGCGGTCGCCGCCACCTCGGCGTAATAGGCTCAACCGCCGTACGGTCGAGGCTGGTTGGGGCGAAGGGCGGGGCTGGTCATGGGTGTGGCGATCCGGGTGGCGGACGAGACGGACCGGGAGCTGGTCGTCCGGCTGCTGGACGATGCCTTCCAGGACGATCCGGTGAGCAACTGGGTCTTCCCCGACGCGGCGCACCGGCGTGCGAAGCACCCCGGGCTGATGGCCGCCTTCACCGACGTCGTGCTCGCGGAGGGGCGCATAGACCTGGCCGAGGACGGCTCGGCGTGCGCGCTGTGGCTGTCCGTTCCCGCCGCAGGGAACCACGACGCCGGCGAGGGGGACACCCGCGGCGAGGGCGCGGACGAGGACGGTCCCGCGCAGCTCCGCGCGGCCGTCGACCCGGACAACGAGAGGGTCGAGCTGATCGGACGGCTGACTGCGGACATCCACCCCGAGGGGCGGGCCCACGCGTACCTGTGGATGATCGGGGTGGCGCCGGAGCGCCAGGGCGAGGGCCTCGGCGGCGCGCTGATCGGCTCGGTCCTCGACCGCTGCGACCGCGAGGGACTGGCCGCCTATCTGGAGGCGAGCAACGCCCGCAGCCGCGCGCTGTACGAACGCCTCGGCTTCGAGCTCACGGGCAGTCCCCTCGACCTGCCGGACGGCCCGCGGATGTGGCCGATGTGGCGCGAACCGCGCGGGGCCGCGCAGGCCTAGGTCCGGGGCGGCCCTCGCACCCGGTGCGGTCCCGGGCGTACGACAGGAAGCGGCCGGTGCGCCGTCCTACCCTGAAGGCATGGGCACCGATGAGCATGTATGTCCCGCTTGCGGGCAGCCGGTCGCCACGGTCGTGCACCGGTACAAGACCCTGGGCGCCTGGGTGCCCCGCTGGGGTCCGGGGCCCTGCCGCAACCCGGACTGCGCGGCCCGCGCGGACGACCCCGGACACGGACGGGCGCCCGGACGGGAGCAGGAACGCGCCCTTCCGGACGAGTCCGCGGCGGAGAAGTCCTGACGTCCACCGGGCACCCTCGCACGGCATCGCGAAAAAGACGCGCGCGGACGTGTAGAGAAACGCGGGCCGTCTCCGACGTCCCCTGTGAGAGCCGCCCACCACGGGCGGTCCGAGCCGAGGAAGCCGAAGGAGCGTACTCATGAAGTACCTGGTGATGGTGCAGGGCACTCAGGCCGACTACGAGGGCATGCGGGGCAACGCCTCCGCGCAGTCGCCGGCCTGGAGCGAAAAGGAACTCCAGGCCATGTACGCCTACATGGGCGCGATCAGCGACGACCTCTCCGAATCCGGTGAGCTCGTCGACGCCCAGGGACTGACCGACCCCGCGCGGGCCCGCCAGGTGGCGCTGGGCCCCGACGGCAAGGCCGTGATCACCGACGGCCCGTACAGCGAGACCAAGGAGCTGATGGCCGGCTACTGGGTCGTCGACTGCGCGAGCCTGGACCGGGTCACCGAGATCGCCGAGCGGGTCACCCGGTGCCCGGGCCCCGAGGGCGGCACCGGACGCCCGGTGGTCATCCGGCCCGTACAGGACGGTGCCGGGGACCTCTGAGCGGGATGAGGGACACGACCGGGGTCGAGGACCTGCTGCGCCGCCACGCGCCGCAGGTCCTCGGCGCGCTCGTCCGCCGCTACGGGCACTTCGACGCCGCCGAGGACGCCACCCAGGAGGCCCTGCTCGCGGCCGCGGCACAGTGGCCGGGCAAGGGCGTGCCGGACAATCCGCGCGGCTGGCTGATCAAGGTCGCCTCACGGCGGCTCGTCGACGCCCTGCGCGCGGAGCGGGCGCGCCGGCTGCGCGAGGAGAGGGCCGCGGCGCTGACCCCGCGGGACGCCTTCGTGGCGCCCCCGCCGGGCGCGGACCGCGCCCCGTCCCAGGACGACACGCTCACCCTGCTCTTCCTGTGCTGCCAGCCCGCGCTGCCCCCGGCCGCGCAGATCGCCCTCACCCTGCGCGCGGTCGGCGGTCTGACCACGGCGGAGATCGCGCGGGCGTACCTGGTGCCCGAGGCGACCATGGCCCAGCGCATCAGCCGGGCCAAGCAGCGGATCCGGGGCGTCGGGCTCGTCCGCCCCGACCACGGGGAGGAACGGCTCCCCGCCGTCCTGCACACCCTCTACCTGATCTTCAACGAGGGGTACACCGCGACCTCCGGCACGACGCTCCAGCGTGCCGAACTCGCCCACGAGGCGATCCGGTTGACCTGTACCGTCCGGCAACTGCTGCCCGAGGACGGCGAGGTGACCGGACTGCTCGCGCTGATGCTGCTCACCGACGCCCGGCGCGCCGCGCGGACCGGCCCGCACGGGGAGCTCGTCCCCCTCGACGAACAGGACCGCGCCCGCTGGGACAGGGCGGCGATCGAGGAGGGGGTGGCCCTGGTGACCGAGGCGCTGGCGCTCGGGCCGGCCGGACCCTACGCGCTCCGGGCCGCGATCGCCGCGGTCCACGACGAGGCACCCTCGCCGGAGGCGACGGACTGGACCGAGATCCTCGGCCTCTACGACCACCTCGTCCGAAGGGTCCCCGGCCCCGTCGAACGCCTCAACCGCGCGGTCGCCGTGGCCATGGTGCACGGGCCGCGCGCCGCCCTCGCCGAACTCGACCTGCTGGAGGGCGAGTCGGCCGGCGGTCACCGGCTGGACGCGGTCCGGGGCCACCTGCTGGAGCGCGCGGGCGACCCGGCCGCGGCCCGGGACGCCTACGCTTCGGCGGCGGCCAAGACCCTCAGCCTTCCCGAGCGACGCTATTTGGAAGTGCGCGCGGCACGGCTGCGGTCATAGCGTGGTCCGCATGTCCGAACCTCTGCTGCACCTGACCGAGCGCTCCCTGTGGGACGCGGCCCGCGTGTCGGGCACCTTCGAGATCTCCACCCGCGGCCGGACCCTGGAGGAGGAGGGCTTCATCCACTGCTCGCTGCGCCGCCAACTCCCCGCCGTGGCGGCCATGGTGTACGGCTCCTACACCGGCCCCGACGACCTCGTGGTCCTGGTGATCGACGCCGAACGGCTCGCCGCGCCGGTCCGCTTCGAGGCGATGAGTCCCGGCGGGGAGGAGTTCCCGCACGTCTACGGGCCGATCGAGGCGGACGCCGTCGTGGCCGTGGAGCCCTGGGAGCGGGGCGGAACGGCTTCGGCGTGAGGGAGTCCGGGGAACGACGCCGGGCGTGGCGCCGGATCGTGGTGGTGTGGGCGGTCGCCGTGACCGGCGGTGGCGTCCTCACGCTGTGGCTCCAGGCCTCGGCGGAGCCGCCACCGCCCACCGGTCGGTACACCTACGAGCAGGGCGGCCGCGAGGCACCGTCGCCGCCCTCCGGA
Proteins encoded:
- a CDS encoding family 2 encapsulin nanocompartment cargo protein polyprenyl transferase, giving the protein MENRCDTGGRTTEGRETPGPSDAQEAAVVLERARALVDPELRRALDSLPDSMRRVALYHFGWEEADGTPGTGNAGKAIRPALVLSAVQALGGQHGAAVRAAAAVELIHNFSLLHDDVMDRDTTRRHRPTAWTVFGDADAILAGDALQALALRMLAEDPHPASSAAAARLADCVVELCAGQHTDTAMERLGPDEVTLDACLAMAEAKTGALLGSACAIGGLYAGASAADVEALDAFGREAGLAFQLIDDVIGIWGNPVRTGKAAGADLAARKKSLPVVAALTSDTPAAAELAGLYAEPYREGELERTARAVERAGGRDWAQAQAADRMSRAMHELSRAVPDPEAAGGLIALAEFVTRRSS
- a CDS encoding GNAT family N-acetyltransferase, translating into MGVAIRVADETDRELVVRLLDDAFQDDPVSNWVFPDAAHRRAKHPGLMAAFTDVVLAEGRIDLAEDGSACALWLSVPAAGNHDAGEGDTRGEGADEDGPAQLRAAVDPDNERVELIGRLTADIHPEGRAHAYLWMIGVAPERQGEGLGGALIGSVLDRCDREGLAAYLEASNARSRALYERLGFELTGSPLDLPDGPRMWPMWREPRGAAQA
- a CDS encoding YciI family protein, which translates into the protein MKYLVMVQGTQADYEGMRGNASAQSPAWSEKELQAMYAYMGAISDDLSESGELVDAQGLTDPARARQVALGPDGKAVITDGPYSETKELMAGYWVVDCASLDRVTEIAERVTRCPGPEGGTGRPVVIRPVQDGAGDL
- a CDS encoding sigma-70 family RNA polymerase sigma factor, with the translated sequence MRDTTGVEDLLRRHAPQVLGALVRRYGHFDAAEDATQEALLAAAAQWPGKGVPDNPRGWLIKVASRRLVDALRAERARRLREERAAALTPRDAFVAPPPGADRAPSQDDTLTLLFLCCQPALPPAAQIALTLRAVGGLTTAEIARAYLVPEATMAQRISRAKQRIRGVGLVRPDHGEERLPAVLHTLYLIFNEGYTATSGTTLQRAELAHEAIRLTCTVRQLLPEDGEVTGLLALMLLTDARRAARTGPHGELVPLDEQDRARWDRAAIEEGVALVTEALALGPAGPYALRAAIAAVHDEAPSPEATDWTEILGLYDHLVRRVPGPVERLNRAVAVAMVHGPRAALAELDLLEGESAGGHRLDAVRGHLLERAGDPAAARDAYASAAAKTLSLPERRYLEVRAARLRS
- a CDS encoding DUF952 domain-containing protein; translation: MSEPLLHLTERSLWDAARVSGTFEISTRGRTLEEEGFIHCSLRRQLPAVAAMVYGSYTGPDDLVVLVIDAERLAAPVRFEAMSPGGEEFPHVYGPIEADAVVAVEPWERGGTASA